The Chloroflexota bacterium sequence CATCGTGGGCGCGGTGGAGAAGAGCGGCATCATTGACGGCTCAACGATCAAACCGGGAGACGCGATCATCGGGATCCCATCGAGCGGCCTGCACACGAACGGCTATTCCCTGGGGCGGCGGGTCTTCAACACGGAGAGCGACCCCAAGGCGCTTTCCGTGCGCCACGCCGACCTGGGGCGTACGCTGGGCGAAGCGCTGCTGGAGCCGCACCGCTCCTATTATCACGACGTGAAGCCGGTGATCGGGCAGGTGAAGGGGATGGCGCATATCACCGGAGGCGGCCTGCCGGGGAACGTGCCGCGGGTGCTGCCGAAGGGCGTGACGGCGGTCTTTGACCGCAAGGCGTGGAGCGTGCCGCCGCTCTTCCAGATGATCCAGCGGGCAGGCAAGGTGGACGACGAGGAGATGTTCAAGGTCTTCAACATGGGCATCGGCATGACGGTCTTCTGCGCGCCGGAGCACGTTCGCGCGATCACGGTCCGCATCCCGGATGCCAAGGTCATCGGGCAGGTCACGGCGCAGAGCGGCCCGCAGCGGGTCATTATCAATCCCTGATAGGCAACGGGGTTCCACTATGAAAGCGATCGTCAGCGTTTCCGATAAACGCGGCCTGGTCCCATTCATCCAGAGCCTGCAGGGGCAGGGCCTGGACCTCTATAGCACCGGCGGGACGAAGAAGGCGTTGCAGGAGGCCGGGGTCAAGGTCCACGGGATCAGCGACCTGACGGGCTTCCCGGAGATTCTGGACGGACGGGTGAAGACGCTCCACCCGAAGTTGCACGGCGGCCTGCTGGCGAAGCGGAGCGACGCGAAGCACACGAATGAGTTGAAGGCGAACGCGATTGACTACATAGACATAGTGGTGGTGAACCTCTATCCCTTCGTGCAGACGGCGAGCAAGCCGGGCGTAACCCTGGATGAGGCGCTGGAGAACATAGACATCGGCGGGCCGACGCTGCTGCGCGCCTCCGCGAAGAACTTCCCATCCGTGCTGGTGGTGGTGGACCCGGACGATTACGGCTGGGTGCAGGAGCGCCTGAAGGCCGGAGGCGTCTCCCAGGAAGAGCGGCGCAAGCTGGCGCAGAAGGCCTTCCAGCACGTGGCGCTGTACGATACGGCGATCGCCGGGTACCTGCGCGGCGAGGGCGACCCGTTCACGCAGGAGCTGACGATCGGCCTGACGCGGCTGCAGAGCCTCCGCTATGGGGAGAACCCGCACCAGAAGGCGGCCTTCTACCGGGAGGCATTGAGCGGCGAGGGGACGATCGCCAGCGCGAAGCAGCTCCACGGCAAGGAGCTTTCCTACAACAATATCCTGGACGCAGACGCGGCATGGAGCGCCGCGCGGGATTTCTCCGGGCCGACGGCGGCGGTGATCAAGCACACGAACCCGTGCGGCCTGGCTTCGCACAGCGACCTTGCCGAGGCCTACCGGCGCGCCTATTCGGGAGACACCGTTTCGGCGTTCGGAGGCATCGTGGCGCTGAACCGCGAGGTTGACCTGGCGACGGCGGAGGAGATCCGGAAGATCTTCTATGAGATCGTCATCGCGCCCGGGTACAAGCCGGATGCGCTGGCGCTGCTCCAGAAGAAGAAGGACCTGCGCATCCTGCAGGTCCCGCTGCCCAAGGGCAAAGTCGCCACCGGGCTGGACTTCCGCCGGGTGACGGGCGGCATGCTGGCCCAGGGCTACGACGACATCGCGGAGGAGGCGAAGACGTGGAAGGCGGTCACGAAGCGGCAGCCGACGCCCCTAGAGCTGGAGCAGCTGGCCTTCGCATGGGGCGTGGTGAAGCACGTGAAATCGAATGCCATCGTGCTGGTGAAGGACAAGACGCTGGTGGGCATGGGCGCGGGCCAGCCGAACCGGGTGGTGAGCGTGCACCTGGCGCTGCGGGCTGCGGGCGAGAAGGCGAAGGGCTCTGTGCTGGCTTCGGACGCCTTCTTCCCCTTCCCGGACGGGCCACAGATGGCCCTGGCCGGAGGGATCACGGCGATTGCGCAGCCCGGCGGCTCCATCCGCGATGAAGAGGTGATCAAGGCGGCGGACGAGGCGGGCGCGACGATGCTCTTCACGGGCGTGCGGCACTTCAGGCATTAGTCGCAGGCGCAAGAGGCGCGCGCTTCATCCGGCGCTCCTGGGGGAGAGGCCATGGGGCTATAATAGGTAGCCTGCATGAAGACGCTTGTCCGACTTCTCGCCTTCCTCCGTCCCCATAGAGGACTCGTCGCACTGGCCTTCCTGAGCCTTTTCGGCTCGACGGTCCTCTCGCTTGCCATGCCGCGCATCCTGGGCTCCTCAATTGACCGGGTGGCGGAGCAGGGCAAGTTCAGCTACCTGGCCTACGCCGGCGTGGTTGTTATCGGCATCGCGCTCGGGCGGGGACTTTTCGCCTATTTTGAAAGTTACTTTCGCGAAGCCCTTTCCCAGCAGGTGGCCTACGATATCCGCAACACCATCTACGATAAGCTCCAGCGCTTGAGCTTCGCCTACCACGATAGGCAGCAGACGGGCCAGCTGATGTCCCGCGCGACGGCGGACGTGGAGAACGTGCGGTGGTTCGTGAACATCGGCGTGGTGCGGCTGGTGTATCTCATCCTGCTCGTCGGCGCTGTGGCGGGCATCCTCATGAGCATTGACTGGGCGCTGGCGCTGATGTGCCTCGGCTTCCTCCCCATCGTGATGGCGCGGGGCGTGCACATCTCGCGGAAGCTGCGCGTGGTCTGGAACCGGGCGCAGGAAATGACGGGCGAGCTGGGGACGCTGATGCAAGAGAGCATGGTGGGCATCAAGGTGGTGAAGGCCTTCCACCGGGCGGAGTACGAGGAGCGGAAGTTCGCCGCGAAGTCGCAGGAGCTTTCCGACGAGAACCTGCTGGCGGTGCGCGTCCAGGCGAGCAATACACCGCTGATGAACTTCCTCTTCACAGGGCTCATCGGCCTGATGCTGTGGTACGGCGGCCACCAGATCATTGACGGCAAGCTGACGCCGGGCGAGCTGACGCAATTCATCCTTTACATGGCGATGCTGCAGATGCCGGTGCGCATCACGGGCTTCCTGATCAACCTGGTGGCGCGCGCGATCTCCTCCGGCGACCGCATCTTCGAGATCTTGGACGCGAAATCGCCGGTGGAAGAGCGGCCGGGCGCGGTGGAGCTGAAGGATGTGAAAGGGCACATCGCCTTTGAGCGTGTCTCGTTCGATTACGAAGCGACGGCGCCGCTGCTGCGCGACGTTTCGGTCGAGGCGAAGCCGGGAGAAGTGGTCGCGCTCCTGGGAGCGACGGGCTCCGGCAAGACGACGCTGGTGCAGCTCCTGCCCAGGTTTTACGACGTGACGGCCGGGCGCATCACGATAGACGGGACGGACGTGCGCGATGTGACGCTGGAATCGCTGCGGCGCACGGTAGGCGTGGTGCAACAGGATATCTTCCTTTTCTCGGCGACGGCGCGGGACAACATCGCGTACGGCGCGCAGAAGGCGACGCGAGAGCAGGTGGAGTGGGCGGCGAAGATCGCACGCCTCCACGATTTCATCATGAGCCTGCCGCAGGGCTATGACACCTGGGTGGGCGAGCGCGGCATCACACTCTCCGGCGGCCAGAAGCAGCGGGTAGCCATCGCGCGGACGCTGCTGACGGATCCGCGCATCATCGTGCTGGACGATTCGACTTCCAGCGTGGACACGAAGACGGAGTTCGAGATACGGGAGGCGCTGAACCGCCTGATGCAGGGGCGCACAACATTCGTCATCGCGCAGCGCCTTTCCACGCTGAAGCACGCGAACCTGATCCTGGTGTTGAAGGACGGGCGCATCCTCCAGCGGGGCACCCACGAATCGCTCCTGCGCGAGGTGGGGCTCTACCGGGAGATCTACGAACTGCAGCTGCGCCCCCAGGAAGAGGCGGGCGCGTTGGGCGCGCCTGCAGAGGCGCGGCGATGATGCACCACGGCGGCGGCACGGGGCATGGCCACGGACACCGCCACGGGCACGGGATGATGGGGCGGCTGGGCGACGGCGACGACGAGACGCTGGGGAAGCCGTATGACCATAAGGTCGTGACAAGGCTCTTCCGCTACCTGGGCCCGTACAGGGGAAAGATGCTGGTCGCCACGATCTCGACGCTGCTCTACACCGGGTCCATCGTGGCCGTGCCGTGGCTTGTGGGCGCGGGGATCAATGAGGTGACGGCGAGCGACGGGCGCGGGCTGAACGCCATCGTGATCGCCTTCACGGCGGTGGCCCTTGCCGGATGGGCGGCGAACTACGTGCAGTTGGTGGTGATGGCGCAGATCAGCCAGGGCGTGCTGTACACCCTGCGGACGCAGATGTTCCAGCACCTGCACCGCCTCTCGCTGGGGTTCTATGACAAGAACGAGGTCGGACGGATCATGTCTCGGGTGCAGAACGACGTGCAGACGCTGCAGGAGTTCCTCTCCAGCGGCGTCCTGAGCGTCTCCGAGTTGTTCAGCCTCGCGGGTATCGCAGCGGCGATGTTTCTCCTGGACTGGCAATTGGCCCTGCTGACGCTTGCGGTTGCGCCGGTGCTCATCTGCGCCCTGATGCGGTGGCAGCTTCGCGCGCGGAATAGTTTCATCCGCGTGCGCCAGGCGATCTCCGTGGTGAACGCGGGCCTGCAGGAGAATATCTCCGGCGTGCGCGTCATCCAGAGCCTGAATCGGCAGGACGAGAACCGCCGCCGGTTCGACGCCATCAACAGGAGCCACCTGACGGCGAATCTGGACGCAGGGCGGATGTCGTCGGTGGTCCTGCCGCTGGTGGAAGTCCTGATGGCAGTGGCGCTGGCCGTGGTGATCATGTACGGCGGCAACCAGGTGCTGCACACGAAGCTCCAGCTGAGCGTCCTCGTCGCCTTCGCCCTCTACATCCAGCGCTTCTTCGACCCGATCCGCAACCTGACGATGCAGTACACGGAACTCCAGCGGGCCATGGCCTCCGGGACGCGCATCTTTGAGGTGCTGGACACGAGGCCGGAAATCACGGATGCGCCTGGCGCGACGGAGCTTTCCCAGGTGAAGGGCGAGATCCGCTTCGAGGGCGTGAGCCACAGCTATGTGCCGGATATATGGGTGCTGCAGGCTATCAACCTGCACATCAAGCCGGGCGAGACGATCGCGCTGGTGGGGCTGACGGGCGCGGGCAAGACGACGGTGACGGCGCTGATCGCGCGGTTCTATGAGGCGACTAAGGGGCGCATCACGATTGACGGGCACGACGTGCGCCAGGTGACGATGCGCTCGCTCGCCAAGCAGATCGGCATGGTGCTGCAGGACCCGTACCTCTTCTCGGCGACGGTGCGGGAGAATATCCGCTACGGCCGCCTGGAGGCGACGGATGCCGAGGTGGAGCAAGCGGCGCGGACCGTGGGGGCGCACGATTTCATCATGAGGCTGCCGAAGGGCTATGACACAGTGCTTGCGGAGCGCGGCGGCAACTTGAGCGTGGGGCAGCGGCAGCTCCTGAGTTTCGCGCGGGCGCTCCTGGCCGATCCGCGCATCCTGATGCTGGATGAGGCGACGGCGAACATTGACACGCACACGGAGGCGTTGATCCAAACGGCCCTAGGCCGGCTGTTGAAGGGCAGAACGTCGGTCGTTATCGCGCACCGGCTTTCGACGATACGAGGCGCGGACCGCATCGTGGTGCTGGAGAAGGGGCGCATCGCGGAGATGGGATCGCACCAGGAGCTCTTGGCGGAGGGGGGGCTTTATCACAAGCTCTACACGATGAACTATCAGCTGGAAGCGGGCGTGTAGTAAGCCGGGACGGCCTTAGGCCGTCCCTACCCGGGCACCGGTGCTACGGGCAGCCCGGCACGGCGACGGTGAAGCCGGAGAAGCGCACTGCATCGCCGATTCCGATCCCTTTAGCGGCGACATCGCCGGCGTTGATTTCCAGGATGTAGCGAACAGGTCGCGAGGGGCTATAGACGGGCAGGCCTGTGGCCTGATTCGGGTCGCGCGGCGGCGGGACGTTGGCAGTGAGATCGGCGACAGCGCACTTGCCGTCTATCCACACGAAATCGAGGGGGATGAGCATCCCCTTCATCCAGAAAGTGTAGAGGGCGTCTTCCTCATAGGGGAAAATCATGCCTGTGGACGGCGCAAGCTGTGGACGGCCTGAGAGGCCTTTGGCCTTCTCATCGAAGGTACGGGCGACGTCCACGCGAAATGAGGCGGCGCCAACGGTGACCACCGGCCCCTGGACGGCTGTCGCCGTTGGCGTGGCGGCGGAGGTAGGCGAAGGTGGCGCGGTTGGCGAGGCGATAGGCGTGTTCGTCGAGGGGGGAGGGCGCGTCTGCGTTGCCGTCGGCAATGGTGAAGCGCTCTCGCAGGCGGCGAGGGCCAGCCCGGCGAGAAGCAGAGCGAGAGGCAGCTTGAAGCGAGGCATCGGCGTCACTGGAGGAACTTGTTCGTCATCGTGCCGTCAATCGCGACGGGCTTTTCGACAATCTTATTGTCCACGAGGAACTGGATGAAGCTGCGCCACTTCGCCTCGTCCATGAGGCCGAAGGGCTGTGGCGCCGATCGCCAGAGCGGCACGAGGAGGCGCACGCCGCGCGTCACCAGCTCGCGGTCGGACTCCTGGCTGGCCTTGACGACGGCATTGATGGCGGCGTCCGGGTTCTGCACTGCATAGGCGTGACCCTTGGCCACGGCGCGCAGGAACTTGCGCAGGTTTTCGTCGGCGCCCCTGGCACGCTTTTCATTGACGACGAAGACGAGCTCGTTGAACTCGGGCACGCCCCAGTCCTGAAGTTTGAAGACATTCACCGGGTGGCCTTCCATCTCGGCGAGCACGGCCTCCACGTTCCAGTAGCCGCCGATGATGGCGTCAACCTGCTTGCTGATGAGGGCCTTGCTCAACTCAAAGCCTACGTTAATCATGGTTACGCTGGATGGGTTGACTCCGGCCTTGCTGAGGACGGCTTTGAGGTAGACCTCTTCCGTGGGGATGCCTGTGAAGCCGATCTTCTTGCCGCCGAGCTGGGCCGGACTGGCGATGCCCGAGCTTCTCAGCACCTGGATCGAGTTGAGGGGCGTCGGCACGATGGAGCCGATGGCGGTGATGGGCAGGCCCTCGGCGCGGGCGAGGATGACGGCGGGCTCGTAGCTGATGGCGATATCGGCGCGGTTAGCGGCAACGAACTTCGGCGGGTCCTCCGGATTGCCGGGGGCCTGGAGCTTCACTTTGAGCCCCTCTTCCTTGAAGTAGCCCTGGGCCTCAGCCGCGTAGAGGCCGGCGTGATCGGCGTTGGGGAACCAATCGAGGATGACGGTCAATTTGTCTTTGTCGTCTCCACCGCAGGCGGTCATGAGCAGGGCGGCCATGAGGAAGAGGGCGACAGCGGTGGCGAGCAAGAACTTTTTCATTGGAAGCTCCGTTCTTAGTTTTGGGCAGATGGGCGTTTGGCCCAGGGGAGAGCCTTGCGCTCGACGAAGGCGACTGCGGAGAAGAGGATGAGGCCCATGAGGGCGAGAACGACGATGGAGGCGAAGACGCGGGCCGTAAGGAACTGGGCCGAGGAATATTTGAGGAAGTAGCCCAAGCCTTCGTTCGCGCCGACCCATTCGCCGAAGATAGCGCCGATAACGCTGACGGCGGCTGCGACCTTGGCGCCGGAGAAGAAATAGGGGAGCGCCGACGGCATCTGCACGAGCTTGAAGACCTGCCAGCGCGTCGCGCCCATGGAGCGCATGAGGCTGACGAGGTCGGGGTCCACGCTGCGGATGCCGTCCACCATGTTGATGGTGATAGGAAAGAAGGTGATGAGGACGATGACGATGATCTTGGGCATGAGGCTGAAGCCGAACCAGACGACGAGGACGGGCGCGATGGCGATGACGGGGACCGCCTGGGAGGCGACGACGTAGGGGTAGAGGGCCCGTTCGGCGAGGCGCGACTGGGAGATGGCGACGGCGAGCGCCGCGCCGACGGCGAGGGCGACGGCAAAGCCGATGAGCGCCTCCTCCGCGGTCACGGCGGCGTGCCGCATGATGAGGCCGGGGCTTTCGGCGAAGGCCTGGATGACTTCCCAGGGAGACGGCAAGAGCCACTGCTTGAGCGATGAGAAATCGGCGACGGCCTGCCAGACGGCGATGGCGATGAGGCCCAGGAGAAGCGAGAGCACGTAGCCACCTGCCGCCGATGCCAGCGGCGAGGGGCGGCGCGCGGCTCCACCGGGAGCGCGGGACTTGGCAACGGCGTTGTGGACGGCGCTCATGCGGCACCCGCCAGGGCGGCGCCATCGCGGAGGGCGGCAAGGAGCGCCGCCTTGCGTGCGATGAAGTCCTGGGTCAGCACAAGGTCATAGCGGCGCGGGCGCGGCAGGGTGACGGCAAGCTCGCTCCTCACCTGGCCGGGGAGGGGCGTCATGACGTAGATGCGGTCGGAGAGGAGCAAGGCCTCGTCCATGTCATGGGTGACGAGGACGACGGTCTTGCCGAGGCGCTCCCAGAGGCTTAGGAGCCACTGGTGCATCGCCGAGCGGGTGAGGGAGTCGAGCGCGCCGAAGGGCTCGTCTAGGAGGAGCAGCTCTTTTTCAAAGAGGACGGTGCGGAGGAAGGCGGCGCGCTGGCGCATGCCGCCGGAGAGGGTGTGGGGATGGGCCGAGGCGAAGGGGCCGAGGCCGAACTCCTCGAGGAGGGGCCGCGCTTTGGCGCGGGCTTCGGCTCGAGGGACGCCTGCGATCTCCTGCGCAAGGATGACGTTATCGAGGACGGTGCGCCAGGGAACGAGGAGGTCTTTCTGCGGCATGTAGCCTGCAAGGCCGACCTGGCCCGTGACGACCGCGCTGTTCAGGAGAACGCGCCCCTCATCGGGCGGGATGAGCCCGGCGATGACGCCGAGCAGCGTGCTTTTGCCGCAGCCGCTCGGCCCGATGATGGAGACGAATTCCCCCTGGCGGACCGAGATGCTGACATTGCGAAGCGTCGGCAGCTCCCGCGTCTTTTCGACGAAGGTCTTGCTGACGCCATGAACCTGCAGCAGGGGAGTCGTCATCGCCATGTGCTCGTCGTCCCTACGAGGTGGTTCGTCGGCCCGTGGCCTTGCCCGAGCGGCGCGGCGCCGGCGATGGCCTGGGTGACGAAGGACTTGGCCCGTGTGATCGCGAGAGGCGGGCGCATGCCTTTCGCCAGCCCGGCGGTGATGGCGGCGGAGAAGGTGCAGCCTGTGCCGTGGGTGCTCTTTGTTTCGATGCGCCTGGAGCGAAGCTCCGTGAAGGACTTGCCGTCATAGACGACGTCAATGGCGTCTTGGGAGTCGGCGTGACCGCCTTTGACGACGACCCACTGCGCGCCTGAGGAGAGTAGCTCTTTTGCAGCGCGACGCATCTCTTCAGGCGTTTCCACACGCAGACCGGTGAGGGCCGCCGCCTCATGGGTATTCGGCGTGACGACGGCAGCAAGGGGCAGAAGATGCTTGCGAACGGTGGCGCGGGCCTCTTCGGTCAGGAGGGGATGGCCGCCTTTGGCGATCATCACCGGGTCAACGACGAGGTTGGGGATGCGCAGTTCCTTCACCAGTGAGGCGACGAGGCGCACGACGGCGCTTGAGGAGAGCATGCCGGTCTTTGCGGCGTCTAGTCCGATATCGCTCACGACGCTGCGCACCTGCTTTTCGATGAGCGGCAGGGGAAGCTCAAGGGCATCTTGGACGCCCAGGGTGTTCTGCGCCGTGACGGCGGTAAGGGCGCTCATGCCGTAGACGCCGAAGGCCGTGAAGGTCTTCAGGTCGGCCTGGATGCCTGCGCCGCCCCCGCTATCGGAGCCGGCGATGGTGAGCGCGCGCCTTATGGGCTGAGGCTTCCGGGGACTCATGAGGCCTTTCTTTTCGCTCGTTGCTTGGCGAAATGGTCCCACCCTGTGGGCTCAACATGCTCGCGCCTGCCGTCGGCGTGGCGCAGGAGGATGCCTTGTGCGGACGTCGTCTCGCCGATGAGAGCCACCGGCGTGCCCGTCTCTCGCCGAACGCGTTCGGTGAGGTTCCGGGCCTGCTCCTTGGGGCAGGTGAAGAGCAGTTCGTAGTCCTCGCCGCCGTGGAGGGCGATGGCGAGCGGGTCCAATCGCAGGGATCGCGCGATGGAGCGGGTGGCGGGAGCGATCGGGAGGGCCGAGGCATCGAGCGATGCGCCGATGCCGCTCGTCTCGCAGATGTGGCCGAGATCGCCAGCCAGGCCATCGCTCACGTCAATCATCGCCGTGGCGAGTCCTGAGGAGGCGATGACGCGCCCTTCGCGTATGCGCGGGGTCGGCGTGCGGTGGGCCTTCGCCAGGGGCGCGATGGCCTTTGAGGGGCGCAGGCGGCGTTCCAGGGCGATACGGCCCATGGCGGATGCGCCTACGGTACCGGTGACAAGGATGGCCTCGCCGGGCTTGGCCGCGCCGCGGCGCAGCAGCTCGACTTCAGCCATTTCGCCCAGGAGGGTGATGTCTATGATGAGCATGGCGCTGCTGGTGATGTTGCCGCCGATGATCGCCGCGCCGAAGCGCCCCAAGCCTTCGCGGAGGCCCTTGTAGAGGCCGTCCACCCAGGCGGTGGGCGTCTGCGGCGGCAGGCCGAGGGAGATGAGGGCATAAAGCGCCGTGCCACCCATGGCGGCGATGTCGCTCAGGTTCACGGCGGCGCAGCGGAGGCCGAGGTCGCGCGCGGAGGAGCGTTCTTTCACGAAGTGGCGGCCTTCCACTTGGATATCGCAGGTGGCGAGGAGGAGCTTGCCGGAGTCCTGGCGGAAGGCGGCGCAGTCATCGCCGATGCCGAGGACGAGGCGCCCGGCGGCCTTGGGGTTGCCTCCGGCGATGCGCGCGATGAGGCCGAATTCGCCGAGGGCGCCGACGGTTTTCTTTTCAATAGGATGACTAGGCATAGCGCAGACTCTGTGAGTGACGGAAGGGAAGCACCCTCTCCCTGTCCTCTCCCATCAAGGGAGAGGAGGATAAGGAGTTCGATTTGTTAGACATAGGCGCGCCTCGCCGAGCTGATGCGCTGTCGGAGGTCCGCTGCCGCGGACTTCACATCGGGCGCGGAGACGACTGCGGAGATGACGGCGACGCTATCCGCGCCGGCGCCGATGACTTCGGCGATGTGGTGCGCCTTGATGCCGCCGATGGCGATGATGGGCAATCGCGTCATCCTGCGGATGGCGGCTATGGCCTGGGGGCCGACGGGCGGGCCGGCATCGGTCTTGCTGTTGCGCGCCTCATAGATAGGGCCGATGGCGACATAGCTCGCTCCTTGGCTTTCGGCTATCGCGACCTGCTCGGGATTTTCGACGGAGACGCCGATGATCTTCTCCGGCCCAAGGAGCCTGCGAGCCGACGGGAGCGGCAGGTCGTCCTGGCCCAGGTGCACGCCATCAGCGTTCACGGCGAGGGCGATATCGGCGCGATCGTTCATGATGAAGAGGGCGCCTGCGCGGGAGGCGATCTTCCTGATGCTGAGGCCCGTGCGGTAGAGCTCCAGGGACGAGGCCTCCTTATCGCGAAGCTGAATGACGTTCGCGCCGCCTGCGATCGCCGCTTCGGCGACCTCCAGGTGACTGCGGCCCCTTGCGAGCGCGCGGTCGGTGATGACGTAGAGGCTGTAGTCCAACGTGCCCCTGGCAGCCATAGGCCTACCTTCGCGACTTGGCGAGCCTGGCGGCGCTGAATTTGCCCAGGCCACCCTTCGTTTTACCGGTGGTGACGATATCGGCGATGAGGCGCGCGGTGATGGGTGCGAGGAGGATGCCGCTGCGATAATGGCCCAAGGCTAGGGTCGCGCCATCGTTCCCTGGGGCGGGGCCGAGGATGGGAAGGTCGTCGGCGACGTTGCGAGGGCGGAGGCCAGCGCGCGAATGATGGATGGTCGTCGCGCCCACGGAGGGAAGAAGGGACTGGATGTTGGTGAGCATCGTCGCCACGCCTTTGACAGTGACTTGCTGTTCGTAGCCTGCATCGTGCTCAAGGGTGGTGCCAACCAGGGTTGTGCTATCGCCCTTGGGAACGGCGTAGGCCTCGGCGTGGAGGACGGTGCGGGAAAGGGGGCGAGGAAGCTTGTTGACGTAGACGACCTGCCCGCGCACGGGGGCCACAGGCACGTCATAGCCGAGCCACTGGCTTGCCGCGCGGCCCCACGCGCCGGTGGCGAGGACGACGGCATCGGCGGAGAGCGTCTCCTGGGGCGTGCGCACCCCGGTGACCTTCACGCCGCGCTTCATCAGGCCGACGACGGGCGTCTCTTCGCGGAAGCGCGCGCCGCGGGCGATGGCCGCCCTGCGCAGGACTTCCACGAGGCGCGAGGCGCTCAACTGCGGCTCGCCTGGAGAGTAGGCGGCGCCGCGGATGGCCGGCGAAAGGAGCGGCTCGAGGCTTTGGGCATGCTTTGCGCTCACCCACTCGACGCGCAGGCCGCGCTCGTTGCCGAAATCGGCGAGGGCGCGCAGGCGGCGCTCCTCCTCCTCAGTCTTGGCGATGCGCAGGATCCCTGAGGGAAGGCATTCGGCGGAGAGGCGGGCGATCTCCTCCGCCTCCTCAAGGAAGGGCTTGTAGATGGCGAAACTGCCGAAGCCGAGTTCGATAAGCGCGTCGTCGCACATGCTGTCGGAGAGGGGCGCGAGCATGCCTGCGGAGGCGTAGGTGGCCCCCGAGCCGAGCTGGCGCTGTTCCAGGAGCGTAACGCGAACCTTGCGCCCGGCCAGCTCGTAGGCGATGCCGCAGCCGATGACGCCGCCGCCGACGATGATGACTTCAGAGGATGGTGTCATGGAAGATTTCCTCGGGGCGTGTGCCATGTGACGCTACCCGCCGCCGACCATCTGCACGATGTCCACCACATCGCCTGCGCGAAGTGTGACGCCGGCCCATTGGTCCTTGTGGACGACCTGGCCGTTGATGCCGACGGCGATGCGCTTCCCCAGGACGCCCTTCGCTTCGAGGTAGGCGATGAGGCCCATGGAATGCTCGAGGGTTTGGGGCTTGCCGTTGACGGTCAGCGTGATCATCGCGGCGCTCACTTTGCCGCCTTTAGCGGCGCTACGGCCAGTCGCAGCTCCCTGGCGGCGCGCTGGGCATCGTAGGCACTCAGGATGGCGGAGACGACGGCGACGCCTTTCGCGCCCGCCTTCAGCACCTCGGGCGCGTTGTGCGCCGTGACGCCG is a genomic window containing:
- the thiS gene encoding sulfur carrier protein ThiS, with product MSAAMITLTVNGKPQTLEHSMGLIAYLEAKGVLGKRIAVGINGQVVHKDQWAGVTLRAGDVVDIVQMVGGG
- the thiO gene encoding glycine oxidase ThiO produces the protein MAHAPRKSSMTPSSEVIIVGGGVIGCGIAYELAGRKVRVTLLEQRQLGSGATYASAGMLAPLSDSMCDDALIELGFGSFAIYKPFLEEAEEIARLSAECLPSGILRIAKTEEEERRLRALADFGNERGLRVEWVSAKHAQSLEPLLSPAIRGAAYSPGEPQLSASRLVEVLRRAAIARGARFREETPVVGLMKRGVKVTGVRTPQETLSADAVVLATGAWGRAASQWLGYDVPVAPVRGQVVYVNKLPRPLSRTVLHAEAYAVPKGDSTTLVGTTLEHDAGYEQQVTVKGVATMLTNIQSLLPSVGATTIHHSRAGLRPRNVADDLPILGPAPGNDGATLALGHYRSGILLAPITARLIADIVTTGKTKGGLGKFSAARLAKSRR
- a CDS encoding ABC transporter permease — translated: MSAVHNAVAKSRAPGGAARRPSPLASAAGGYVLSLLLGLIAIAVWQAVADFSSLKQWLLPSPWEVIQAFAESPGLIMRHAAVTAEEALIGFAVALAVGAALAVAISQSRLAERALYPYVVASQAVPVIAIAPVLVVWFGFSLMPKIIVIVLITFFPITINMVDGIRSVDPDLVSLMRSMGATRWQVFKLVQMPSALPYFFSGAKVAAAVSVIGAIFGEWVGANEGLGYFLKYSSAQFLTARVFASIVVLALMGLILFSAVAFVERKALPWAKRPSAQN
- the thiD gene encoding bifunctional hydroxymethylpyrimidine kinase/phosphomethylpyrimidine kinase is translated as MSPRKPQPIRRALTIAGSDSGGGAGIQADLKTFTAFGVYGMSALTAVTAQNTLGVQDALELPLPLIEKQVRSVVSDIGLDAAKTGMLSSSAVVRLVASLVKELRIPNLVVDPVMIAKGGHPLLTEEARATVRKHLLPLAAVVTPNTHEAAALTGLRVETPEEMRRAAKELLSSGAQWVVVKGGHADSQDAIDVVYDGKSFTELRSRRIETKSTHGTGCTFSAAITAGLAKGMRPPLAITRAKSFVTQAIAGAAPLGQGHGPTNHLVGTTSTWR
- the thiL gene encoding thiamine-phosphate kinase encodes the protein MPSHPIEKKTVGALGEFGLIARIAGGNPKAAGRLVLGIGDDCAAFRQDSGKLLLATCDIQVEGRHFVKERSSARDLGLRCAAVNLSDIAAMGGTALYALISLGLPPQTPTAWVDGLYKGLREGLGRFGAAIIGGNITSSAMLIIDITLLGEMAEVELLRRGAAKPGEAILVTGTVGASAMGRIALERRLRPSKAIAPLAKAHRTPTPRIREGRVIASSGLATAMIDVSDGLAGDLGHICETSGIGASLDASALPIAPATRSIARSLRLDPLAIALHGGEDYELLFTCPKEQARNLTERVRRETGTPVALIGETTSAQGILLRHADGRREHVEPTGWDHFAKQRAKRKAS
- the thiE gene encoding thiamine phosphate synthase; amino-acid sequence: MAARGTLDYSLYVITDRALARGRSHLEVAEAAIAGGANVIQLRDKEASSLELYRTGLSIRKIASRAGALFIMNDRADIALAVNADGVHLGQDDLPLPSARRLLGPEKIIGVSVENPEQVAIAESQGASYVAIGPIYEARNSKTDAGPPVGPQAIAAIRRMTRLPIIAIGGIKAHHIAEVIGAGADSVAVISAVVSAPDVKSAAADLRQRISSARRAYV
- a CDS encoding ABC transporter ATP-binding protein, with the translated sequence MTTPLLQVHGVSKTFVEKTRELPTLRNVSISVRQGEFVSIIGPSGCGKSTLLGVIAGLIPPDEGRVLLNSAVVTGQVGLAGYMPQKDLLVPWRTVLDNVILAQEIAGVPRAEARAKARPLLEEFGLGPFASAHPHTLSGGMRQRAAFLRTVLFEKELLLLDEPFGALDSLTRSAMHQWLLSLWERLGKTVVLVTHDMDEALLLSDRIYVMTPLPGQVRSELAVTLPRPRRYDLVLTQDFIARKAALLAALRDGAALAGAA
- a CDS encoding ABC transporter substrate-binding protein, coding for MKKFLLATAVALFLMAALLMTACGGDDKDKLTVILDWFPNADHAGLYAAEAQGYFKEEGLKVKLQAPGNPEDPPKFVAANRADIAISYEPAVILARAEGLPITAIGSIVPTPLNSIQVLRSSGIASPAQLGGKKIGFTGIPTEEVYLKAVLSKAGVNPSSVTMINVGFELSKALISKQVDAIIGGYWNVEAVLAEMEGHPVNVFKLQDWGVPEFNELVFVVNEKRARGADENLRKFLRAVAKGHAYAVQNPDAAINAVVKASQESDRELVTRGVRLLVPLWRSAPQPFGLMDEAKWRSFIQFLVDNKIVEKPVAIDGTMTNKFLQ